Proteins encoded in a region of the Photobacterium angustum genome:
- the rph gene encoding ribonuclease PH: MRPSGRSATQVRPITITRQYTAHAEGSVLVEFGNTKVICTASVEENVPRWLKGKGQGWVTAEYGMLPRATHTRNRREAASGKQGGRTMEIQRLIARSLRAAVDLKVLGEQMITVDCDVIQADGGTRTASITGAMVALVDAINYMLEKGMIKKSPLKGMVAAVSVGIYKGEPICDLEYLEDSAAETDMNVVMTEEGKMIEIQGTAEGEAFSHEELLAMLALAKDGITDIISMQKQALAN, translated from the coding sequence ATGCGTCCAAGCGGAAGAAGTGCGACTCAAGTTCGTCCAATCACTATTACTCGCCAATATACAGCCCATGCTGAAGGTTCAGTACTGGTTGAGTTTGGTAATACCAAGGTTATTTGTACCGCGAGTGTAGAAGAAAATGTTCCGCGCTGGTTAAAAGGCAAAGGCCAAGGTTGGGTGACGGCTGAATATGGCATGTTACCTCGTGCTACGCATACTCGTAATCGTCGAGAAGCTGCGAGTGGCAAGCAAGGTGGACGTACGATGGAAATCCAACGTCTTATTGCACGTAGCTTGCGTGCTGCGGTTGATTTAAAAGTATTAGGTGAGCAGATGATCACCGTTGACTGTGATGTTATCCAAGCTGATGGTGGCACACGTACCGCATCTATTACCGGTGCGATGGTTGCACTGGTTGATGCAATTAATTACATGCTAGAGAAAGGCATGATTAAGAAAAGCCCACTGAAAGGTATGGTCGCTGCGGTATCTGTGGGTATCTATAAAGGCGAACCTATTTGCGATCTTGAATATCTTGAAGATTCTGCTGCTGAAACCGACATGAATGTGGTGATGACAGAAGAAGGCAAGATGATTGAAATTCAAGGTACTGCCGAGGGTGAAGCCTTTAGCCATGAAGAATTACTGGCAATGCTGGCTCTGGCGAAAGACGGTATAACCGATATTATTTCGATGCAGAAGCAAGCGTTAGCAAATTGA
- a CDS encoding YicC/YloC family endoribonuclease, producing the protein MIHSMTAYARREIKGDWGTAVWEIRSVNQRYLETYIRMPEQFRSLEPVLRERFRKRLARGKVECNLRFEANIAANTELTINEALAKQVITAAKWVKETAGEGNIGPFQVLNWPGVMEAPEQNLDAINKDLLTGFELAMDDFIAARASEGDNMKQLIDQRLDAISVEATKVRTMMPEIINWQRERIMSRLEEAKVDLDANRIEQELIMLAQKSDVAEELDRLDSHVKETQKIIAKGGACGRRLDFMMQEFNRESNTLASKSINTEVTASAVELKVLIEQMREQIQNIE; encoded by the coding sequence ATGATCCATAGTATGACTGCTTATGCCCGTCGCGAAATTAAAGGCGATTGGGGCACTGCTGTGTGGGAGATCCGCTCAGTAAATCAACGTTATCTTGAAACCTACATTCGTATGCCTGAGCAATTCCGTAGCTTAGAGCCAGTATTACGTGAGCGTTTCCGTAAACGTCTTGCTCGCGGTAAAGTAGAATGTAATCTACGTTTTGAAGCTAATATTGCCGCAAACACAGAGCTAACTATTAATGAAGCGTTAGCAAAGCAAGTTATTACCGCTGCAAAATGGGTAAAAGAAACCGCGGGTGAAGGCAATATCGGTCCATTCCAAGTCCTTAATTGGCCGGGTGTGATGGAAGCGCCAGAGCAAAATTTAGATGCGATTAACAAAGATCTACTGACGGGCTTTGAACTCGCTATGGATGACTTCATTGCTGCACGTGCAAGCGAAGGCGATAACATGAAGCAGCTTATCGACCAACGTCTAGATGCTATTTCGGTTGAAGCAACCAAGGTACGCACTATGATGCCAGAAATCATCAACTGGCAGCGTGAGCGCATTATGTCTCGCCTTGAAGAAGCAAAAGTTGATCTTGATGCTAACCGCATTGAGCAAGAGCTGATCATGCTCGCGCAAAAGAGTGATGTAGCAGAAGAGCTTGATCGTCTAGATTCTCACGTGAAAGAAACCCAAAAAATCATCGCAAAAGGTGGCGCATGTGGACGTCGTTTAGACTTTATGATGCAAGAGTTCAACCGTGAATCTAACACCCTCGCATCAAAATCAATCAACACTGAAGTCACTGCTTCTGCAGTTGAACTTAAGGTATTGATTGAACAAATGCGCGAACAAATCCAGAATATCGAATAA
- the gmk gene encoding guanylate kinase: MSKGTLYIVSAPSGAGKSSLINALLETNPTYDMKVSVSHTTRGMRPGEEHGVHYNFVSVEEFTDLVEQGAFLEHAEVFGNYYGTSRPWIEEQLNKGIDVFLDIDWQGARQIRTQMPAAKSLFILPPSKEELERRLNTRGQDSEAVIERRMQEARSEISHYDEYDYVIVNDDFDVALIDFKAIIRAERLKQDKQAAKYKSMLSALLADQ; encoded by the coding sequence ATGAGCAAAGGTACTCTATACATCGTGTCGGCCCCAAGCGGTGCTGGTAAATCAAGTCTGATTAATGCCCTTCTTGAAACAAACCCGACCTATGACATGAAAGTATCCGTGTCCCACACAACTCGCGGCATGCGCCCGGGTGAAGAACACGGTGTTCATTACAATTTCGTTAGCGTAGAAGAATTTACTGACTTGGTAGAACAAGGTGCATTCCTTGAACATGCAGAAGTATTCGGCAACTACTATGGCACTTCACGCCCATGGATCGAAGAGCAATTAAACAAAGGAATTGATGTATTCCTTGATATCGACTGGCAAGGTGCGCGTCAAATTCGCACACAAATGCCAGCGGCTAAGAGCTTATTCATCCTTCCTCCTTCAAAAGAGGAATTAGAGCGTCGTCTAAATACGCGCGGTCAAGATAGCGAAGCTGTTATTGAACGTCGTATGCAAGAAGCTCGTTCAGAGATCTCACACTACGATGAATATGATTATGTTATCGTAAATGATGATTTTGATGTTGCTTTAATCGACTTTAAAGCAATTATTCGTGCTGAACGATTGAAGCAAGACAAACAAGCTGCTAAATATAAGAGCATGTTGTCTGCACTACTAGCAGATCAGTAA
- the rpoZ gene encoding DNA-directed RNA polymerase subunit omega, with protein MARVTVQDAVDKIGNRFDLIQIAARRARQMQTGGKDPLVPEENDKYTVIALREIEEGLITKDILDARERQELQEQEAAELAAVSAIAGDHR; from the coding sequence ATGGCACGCGTAACCGTTCAAGACGCTGTTGATAAAATTGGCAACCGTTTCGATCTGATCCAAATTGCTGCTCGCCGCGCACGTCAAATGCAAACCGGCGGTAAGGATCCATTGGTTCCTGAAGAAAACGACAAGTACACAGTAATTGCACTTCGTGAAATCGAAGAAGGCCTAATTACTAAAGATATCCTTGATGCTCGTGAGCGTCAGGAACTGCAAGAGCAAGAAGCTGCTGAATTAGCAGCAGTTAGTGCTATTGCTGGCGACCACCGTTAA
- the spoT gene encoding bifunctional GTP diphosphokinase/guanosine-3',5'-bis pyrophosphate 3'-pyrophosphohydrolase: MYLFDSLKEVAIEYLPEPQLEALRQAFLVARDAHEGQTRSTGEPYIIHPVAVARILAEMRLDIETLMAALLHDVIEDTEVTKEDLASRFGDTVAELVDGVSKLDKLKFRDRKEAQAENFRKMIMAMAHDIRVILIKLADRTHNMRTLGALRPDKRRRIARETLEIFSPLAHRLGIHNIKSELEELGFEALYPNRYRVLKQVVAAARGNRKEMINKIHAEIEGRLSDAGIHATVLGREKNLFSIYNKMKNKEQRFHSIMDIYAFRVLVSDLDTCYRVLGQVHNLYKPRPSRMKDYIAIPKANGYQSLHTSLVGPHGVPVEVQIRTEDMDQMADKGVAAHWTYKDGESSGTTAQVKAQRWMQSLLELQQSAGSSFEFIENVKSDLFPDEIYVFTPKGRIVELPVGATAVDFAYAVHTDVGNACVGSRVDRQPYPLSKPLKNGQTVDIISAPGARPNAAWLNYVVTSRARTKIRQMLKTMRRDESITLGRRLLNHALDGTSIDNIASENVTKVLSDLKLSSMDDLLAEIGLGEVMSVVIARRFLGNVDELTPKENDRRLPIQGADGILLTFANCCHPIHGDPIIAHVSPGKGLVIHREECANVRSHRKEPDKYMAVEWSEDFDQEFVTSLKVDMQNHQGALADLTNTIAATGSNIQGLATEEKDGRLYTITVKLTTRSRIHLANIMRRIRIMPNVVRVARQKN; encoded by the coding sequence TTGTATCTTTTTGATAGCCTGAAAGAAGTCGCAATCGAGTACCTGCCAGAGCCTCAGCTAGAGGCTCTTCGGCAGGCTTTCCTCGTTGCTCGCGACGCACACGAAGGGCAAACTCGCTCCACTGGCGAGCCTTATATTATCCACCCCGTTGCGGTTGCTCGCATCTTGGCGGAAATGCGTCTCGATATTGAAACGCTCATGGCGGCATTGCTTCATGACGTTATCGAAGATACCGAGGTCACTAAAGAAGATCTCGCCAGCCGTTTTGGCGACACTGTCGCAGAATTGGTCGATGGCGTATCGAAACTCGATAAATTAAAGTTTCGCGATCGAAAAGAAGCACAAGCTGAAAACTTCCGAAAAATGATCATGGCAATGGCTCATGATATTCGCGTAATTTTAATTAAGCTGGCTGACCGTACCCACAATATGCGAACACTCGGTGCGCTTCGCCCCGATAAACGTCGTCGTATTGCCCGCGAAACTCTTGAAATATTCTCTCCTCTTGCCCACCGTCTGGGTATCCATAACATCAAATCTGAACTTGAAGAGCTTGGCTTTGAAGCGTTATACCCAAATCGCTACCGTGTATTAAAGCAAGTGGTAGCTGCGGCGCGTGGTAACCGTAAAGAGATGATCAATAAAATTCACGCTGAAATTGAGGGTCGCCTCAGTGATGCGGGAATTCACGCTACCGTATTAGGCCGTGAGAAAAACTTGTTCTCTATCTATAACAAGATGAAGAACAAAGAGCAGCGTTTCCACTCGATCATGGATATCTATGCTTTCCGTGTACTTGTGAGTGACTTAGATACCTGCTACCGCGTATTAGGACAAGTACATAACCTGTACAAACCCCGTCCTAGCCGCATGAAAGACTACATTGCGATTCCGAAAGCCAATGGCTATCAATCGCTGCATACCTCGCTTGTTGGCCCTCATGGTGTTCCCGTTGAAGTACAGATTCGTACTGAAGACATGGATCAAATGGCAGACAAAGGCGTCGCGGCGCACTGGACCTACAAAGATGGCGAAAGCTCAGGTACCACCGCGCAAGTTAAAGCCCAGCGTTGGATGCAAAGCTTACTTGAACTTCAACAAAGTGCAGGTAGCTCATTTGAATTTATTGAAAATGTAAAATCGGATCTTTTCCCTGACGAGATTTACGTTTTCACCCCGAAAGGCCGTATTGTTGAATTGCCTGTTGGCGCAACTGCGGTGGATTTTGCTTACGCCGTTCATACTGATGTCGGTAATGCATGTGTTGGCTCTCGCGTTGATCGCCAACCTTATCCACTTAGCAAGCCACTTAAAAACGGTCAAACGGTTGATATCATCAGTGCTCCTGGCGCTAGACCTAACGCTGCATGGCTTAACTACGTGGTGACATCCCGTGCCCGTACTAAGATCCGCCAAATGCTGAAAACCATGCGTCGTGATGAATCAATTACTTTAGGTCGTCGTTTGCTAAACCATGCACTTGATGGCACCAGTATTGATAATATTGCTAGCGAAAATGTCACCAAAGTATTGTCTGATCTCAAACTCAGCTCAATGGATGATCTTCTCGCTGAAATTGGCTTAGGTGAAGTGATGAGTGTCGTCATTGCTCGTCGTTTCTTAGGCAATGTCGATGAACTCACACCAAAAGAAAATGATCGTCGCTTACCGATTCAGGGCGCTGATGGCATTTTATTAACCTTTGCTAACTGCTGTCATCCGATCCATGGCGATCCGATCATTGCCCATGTTAGTCCAGGTAAAGGCTTAGTGATCCACCGTGAAGAATGTGCCAATGTCCGTAGTCATCGTAAAGAGCCGGATAAGTACATGGCGGTAGAATGGAGTGAAGACTTCGATCAGGAATTTGTTACCAGTTTGAAAGTCGACATGCAAAACCACCAAGGTGCGTTAGCCGATCTCACCAACACTATTGCTGCGACAGGCTCGAATATTCAAGGCTTAGCGACGGAAGAAAAAGATGGTCGTTTATACACCATCACCGTTAAGCTAACCACACGTAGCCGTATTCATTTAGCCAACATTATGCGTCGAATTCGTATCATGCCAAATGTAGTACGTGTCGCGCGCCAGAAAAACTAA
- the trmH gene encoding tRNA (guanosine(18)-2'-O)-methyltransferase TrmH — protein MTPDRFQRIHQVLATRQPDLTVCMEEVHKPNNVSAIIRTADAVGVHKVHAVWPKEGMKVLSHTSAGARNWVELDTHDSMVEAVQALKDQGMQVLATNLSDTAIDFRDVDYTKPTAIILGGEKNGITAEALAMADQDIIIPMVGMVQSLNVSVASALILYEAQRQRQNAGMYEREKTLLPDDVVNRILFERGHPVLAKVAQQKGLAYPQLDDQGQIVADEAWWAAMQAKKVKKRQPAMENNE, from the coding sequence ATGACCCCAGATCGTTTTCAACGTATCCACCAAGTATTGGCAACGCGTCAGCCCGATCTGACGGTATGTATGGAAGAAGTCCATAAACCTAATAATGTCTCAGCGATAATCCGTACTGCTGATGCTGTCGGTGTACATAAAGTGCATGCCGTTTGGCCTAAAGAAGGCATGAAGGTACTAAGCCATACTTCGGCTGGTGCGCGTAACTGGGTTGAATTAGATACCCATGATTCTATGGTTGAAGCCGTGCAAGCATTAAAAGATCAAGGCATGCAGGTACTGGCTACTAACCTGTCTGATACTGCGATTGATTTTCGTGATGTTGATTACACCAAGCCAACAGCGATTATTTTAGGCGGAGAGAAAAACGGGATCACTGCTGAAGCGCTAGCGATGGCCGATCAAGATATCATCATTCCAATGGTCGGCATGGTGCAGTCATTAAATGTATCGGTAGCAAGCGCATTGATTTTGTACGAAGCACAGCGCCAACGCCAAAATGCAGGTATGTATGAGCGTGAAAAAACCTTACTGCCAGATGATGTCGTTAACCGTATTTTGTTTGAACGCGGGCATCCTGTTCTTGCTAAAGTCGCGCAACAAAAAGGCTTAGCTTACCCACAACTCGATGATCAAGGTCAGATTGTCGCTGATGAAGCATGGTGGGCAGCCATGCAAGCGAAGAAAGTGAAAAAACGCCAACCCGCAATGGAGAATAACGAGTAA
- the recG gene encoding ATP-dependent DNA helicase RecG has translation MSGQLLNTISLAELSGVGAKMAEKLEKIGLHNVQDLLFHLPLRYEDRTRIWPINRAMPGQHLTVQGEVHHTSITFGKRKMLAVKIGDGTGSVTLRFFNFNAAMKNSFAEGKQVKAYGEIKGSKFGLEIIHPDYRIFSEPTELSVEETLTPVYPTTDGLRQLTLRNLTDQALNLLDKAAVTELLPEGLYDRQMTLAQALRAMHRPTPDISLDQLESGKHPAQHRLILEELLAQNLSMLALRNKGQQHSAWPLAAKDSLKQQLLDSLPFSPTGAQQRVVADIEADLIKPQPMMRLVQGDVGSGKTLVAALAALRAIEHGFQVALMAPTELLAEQHAINFANWLNPMGIQVGWMAGKLKGKAREAELTRIASGEVKMVVGTHALFQDHVKFENLALVIIDEQHRFGVHQRLELREKGANEGRYPHQLVMTATPIPRTLAMTAYADMDTSVIDELPPGRTPIQTVALPDARRPEIIERIRSACVNEGRQAYWVCTLIDESEVLEAQAASDTADELTGLLPDLKIGLVHGRMKAAEKQAVMASFKAGELNLLVATTVIEVGVDVPNASLMVIENPERLGLAQLHQLRGRVGRGKVASHCVLLYHAPLSKTAQKRLGVLRESSDGFVIAQRDLEIRGPGELLGTKQTGIAEFKVADLIRDQYMIPQVQKLARYIHDSYPDSAKAIIDRWLGQRENYSNA, from the coding sequence ATGAGCGGACAACTCCTCAATACTATTTCGCTAGCTGAACTCTCTGGCGTTGGAGCAAAAATGGCAGAGAAACTGGAAAAGATTGGGCTCCATAATGTCCAAGATTTACTGTTTCACTTACCATTACGCTATGAGGATCGCACTCGTATTTGGCCTATCAATCGAGCTATGCCAGGGCAACACTTGACCGTTCAAGGTGAAGTCCACCATACCAGCATTACTTTTGGTAAACGTAAAATGCTGGCAGTAAAAATTGGAGACGGCACAGGCTCTGTCACGCTGCGCTTTTTTAATTTTAACGCGGCAATGAAAAATAGCTTTGCTGAAGGAAAACAAGTTAAGGCTTACGGCGAAATCAAAGGCAGTAAATTCGGTCTTGAGATCATTCATCCGGATTACCGTATTTTCTCAGAGCCGACCGAACTCAGCGTTGAAGAAACCTTAACGCCAGTATATCCAACCACTGATGGGTTACGTCAACTGACCCTGCGTAACCTAACCGACCAAGCGCTCAACTTACTCGATAAGGCCGCGGTGACAGAACTACTGCCGGAAGGTTTGTACGACCGTCAAATGACGCTTGCACAGGCATTACGTGCGATGCATCGTCCAACCCCTGATATCTCATTAGATCAATTAGAATCAGGTAAACATCCAGCTCAACATCGATTAATTTTAGAAGAGTTGTTGGCGCAAAATTTATCGATGCTGGCACTACGTAACAAGGGACAACAACATAGTGCTTGGCCACTTGCCGCGAAAGATTCATTAAAGCAGCAACTGCTCGATAGTCTTCCGTTCTCTCCAACGGGGGCTCAACAACGTGTTGTCGCTGACATTGAAGCCGATCTTATCAAGCCGCAGCCTATGATGCGTTTAGTTCAAGGTGATGTTGGCTCGGGTAAAACCTTAGTTGCCGCTCTTGCCGCCCTACGCGCTATTGAACATGGCTTTCAAGTCGCCTTAATGGCACCAACAGAGTTACTGGCAGAGCAGCATGCTATTAACTTTGCCAACTGGCTTAATCCAATGGGGATTCAGGTTGGCTGGATGGCAGGTAAGCTGAAAGGCAAAGCGCGCGAAGCCGAGCTTACCCGTATTGCTAGCGGTGAAGTGAAGATGGTGGTAGGTACTCATGCACTATTCCAAGACCACGTTAAATTTGAAAATTTAGCGCTAGTCATCATCGATGAGCAACACCGATTTGGTGTCCATCAGCGTTTAGAGCTACGAGAAAAAGGGGCCAATGAAGGTCGCTACCCACACCAGTTAGTCATGACAGCAACCCCCATTCCACGTACTCTTGCCATGACAGCTTATGCCGATATGGATACGTCTGTCATTGATGAACTGCCACCCGGCCGAACACCGATCCAAACCGTTGCCTTACCCGATGCCCGCCGCCCTGAAATTATCGAGCGCATTCGATCTGCTTGCGTTAATGAAGGACGCCAAGCCTATTGGGTATGTACCTTAATTGATGAATCTGAAGTGTTGGAAGCCCAAGCCGCCTCAGATACTGCCGATGAACTGACAGGCTTACTGCCTGATTTAAAAATTGGTTTAGTACACGGGCGAATGAAAGCCGCAGAAAAACAAGCGGTGATGGCAAGCTTCAAAGCTGGCGAGCTGAATTTGTTAGTAGCCACAACCGTGATTGAAGTCGGGGTGGATGTGCCTAATGCCAGTTTAATGGTGATTGAAAACCCTGAACGATTAGGCTTAGCGCAGCTCCACCAGCTACGTGGCCGTGTCGGTCGAGGAAAGGTTGCGAGTCACTGTGTATTGCTTTATCACGCCCCCCTATCTAAAACCGCTCAAAAGCGTTTAGGGGTATTACGTGAAAGCAGTGATGGTTTCGTGATCGCCCAGCGAGATTTAGAAATTCGTGGTCCGGGTGAATTACTGGGTACTAAACAAACCGGTATTGCTGAATTTAAAGTCGCCGATCTTATCCGTGACCAATACATGATCCCACAAGTGCAGAAGCTGGCTCGCTATATTCATGACAGTTACCCCGATAGCGCTAAAGCAATCATTGATCGTTGGCTTGGACAACGAGAAAACTACTCAAACGCTTAG
- the envZ gene encoding two-component system sensor histidine kinase EnvZ: MRLSPKSTFGRTLILLAGLLIASQIFSYLTIVNYALLPSIQQFNRILSYEVKLMLNDELAMPDDQCVHLDRPLRRKLLEELGLTLVAPDSEAAKPFHDAMHIGYLSEQMTKDLGSPTDVRLLLGADSYVLWLKTDAMPNFLMRVPLSELQEEDFAPLFRYSLIIAFLVIAGGWLFIRIQNRPLMELEQAALMVGRGETPPQLPEQGASEIRSVTKAFNQMSQGIKQLEEDRALLMAGVSHDLRTPLTRIRLATEMMSPEDSYLAESMITDTEECNAIISQFMDYLKSTKKQEEEDLDLNTLLIDVAHTEGSYGKTIDQQLGEIPGTVSANAVALKRAVANLVVNAQRYGKGWVKISSGASADRKSVWFCVEDDGPGIAPDQVNKMFQPLTRGDSARGSEAEGTGLGLAIVKRIVDQHDGVILVRNRSEGGLRVEVTLPLHKMK; this comes from the coding sequence ATGCGTTTATCGCCAAAAAGCACATTTGGTCGAACGTTAATCCTATTAGCTGGCTTGCTTATCGCAAGCCAGATTTTTTCGTATCTGACCATAGTTAATTACGCCTTATTACCCAGCATTCAGCAATTCAACCGCATCCTATCTTATGAAGTAAAATTGATGCTTAACGATGAATTGGCGATGCCGGATGATCAATGTGTACATCTTGACCGTCCTCTTCGTCGTAAACTATTAGAAGAGTTAGGTCTAACCTTAGTCGCTCCTGATAGTGAAGCTGCAAAACCTTTCCATGATGCTATGCATATTGGTTATCTCAGTGAGCAGATGACCAAAGATCTTGGTTCGCCAACCGATGTTCGTTTATTGCTCGGCGCTGACAGTTATGTACTGTGGCTAAAAACCGATGCGATGCCGAATTTCTTAATGCGAGTCCCGTTATCAGAACTGCAAGAAGAAGACTTTGCGCCGCTATTTCGTTATAGCCTGATCATTGCCTTTCTTGTGATTGCTGGTGGCTGGTTATTTATTCGGATCCAAAACCGTCCATTAATGGAGTTGGAACAGGCCGCACTTATGGTGGGTCGTGGTGAAACGCCACCACAACTTCCTGAGCAAGGCGCTTCTGAAATTCGCTCAGTAACCAAAGCCTTTAATCAGATGTCACAGGGTATTAAACAGCTAGAAGAAGATCGCGCGCTGTTAATGGCAGGTGTCAGCCATGATTTACGTACGCCATTAACCCGTATTCGTCTGGCTACAGAAATGATGTCACCTGAAGATAGCTATTTAGCGGAATCGATGATCACTGATACAGAAGAGTGTAACGCGATCATTAGTCAGTTTATGGATTATCTAAAATCGACTAAAAAGCAGGAAGAAGAAGATCTTGATCTGAATACCTTGCTGATTGATGTTGCGCATACTGAAGGCAGTTACGGTAAAACTATTGATCAGCAACTCGGTGAGATCCCTGGAACGGTTTCCGCTAATGCGGTTGCGCTTAAACGTGCTGTCGCAAACCTTGTGGTGAACGCACAACGCTATGGTAAAGGTTGGGTGAAGATATCGAGTGGTGCTTCTGCTGATCGTAAATCTGTATGGTTTTGCGTTGAAGATGATGGTCCGGGTATTGCGCCTGATCAGGTCAATAAGATGTTCCAACCCCTTACGCGTGGTGATTCAGCTCGCGGTAGTGAAGCGGAAGGGACAGGGTTAGGACTTGCGATTGTGAAGCGTATTGTTGATCAGCATGATGGTGTTATTTTAGTGCGTAACCGCAGTGAAGGTGGTTTACGCGTTGAAGTGACGTTACCGCTACATAAAATGAAGTAA
- the ompR gene encoding osmolarity response regulator transcription factor OmpR: MQENYKILVVDDDMRLRALLERYLSEQGFQVRSVANGEQMDRLLARETFHLMVLDLMLPGEDGLSICRRLRNANNMLPILMLTAKGDEVDRIVGLEVGADDYLPKPFNPRELLARIRAVLRRQTIEAPGAPSVDSKMIEFGEFRLNLGTREMFRGDVPMPLTSGEFAVLKALVTNAREPMSRDKLMNMARGREYSAMERSIDVQISRLRRMVEEDPSRPRYIQTVWGLGYVFVPDGREA, translated from the coding sequence ATGCAAGAAAATTACAAAATTCTGGTTGTTGATGATGACATGCGCTTACGCGCGCTATTAGAACGTTATTTATCTGAGCAAGGATTTCAGGTTCGAAGTGTGGCAAATGGCGAACAAATGGATCGTCTATTAGCCCGCGAAACGTTTCATCTAATGGTGTTAGATTTAATGCTGCCAGGTGAAGATGGCTTATCAATTTGTCGTCGCTTACGTAATGCCAATAACATGTTACCTATTTTGATGCTAACAGCAAAAGGTGATGAGGTTGATCGCATTGTGGGTCTTGAAGTGGGCGCTGATGATTACCTGCCTAAACCGTTTAACCCACGAGAGCTGTTAGCGCGTATTCGTGCGGTACTACGTCGTCAAACAATTGAAGCACCGGGCGCACCGAGTGTTGATAGCAAGATGATTGAGTTCGGTGAATTCCGTTTAAACTTAGGCACGCGTGAAATGTTCCGTGGCGATGTTCCTATGCCATTAACGTCTGGTGAGTTTGCGGTATTAAAAGCATTGGTTACTAATGCTCGTGAGCCGATGTCACGTGATAAGTTGATGAATATGGCGCGTGGTCGTGAATATTCAGCAATGGAACGTTCTATCGACGTACAAATCTCACGTTTACGTCGTATGGTTGAAGAAGATCCAAGCCGTCCACGTTATATCCAAACAGTGTGGGGTTTAGGTTATGTCTTCGTTCCTGATGGCCGCGAGGCGTAA
- the greB gene encoding transcription elongation factor GreB: MRTNLVTREGYNKLKKELDFLWREDRPEVTKKVTWAASLGDRSENADYQYNKKRLREIDRRVRFLRKRLDVLKVIDYSPQQDGKVFFGAWVEIENEAGETKTFRIVGPDEIYGRNDYISIDSPMARALLSKEVDDDIVVTTPLGKKEWFINEIRYDTDIE, from the coding sequence ATGAGAACCAACCTAGTGACGCGTGAAGGTTACAATAAATTAAAAAAAGAACTTGATTTCCTATGGCGTGAAGATCGCCCTGAAGTGACCAAGAAAGTCACTTGGGCTGCTAGTCTGGGTGATAGATCGGAAAATGCCGACTACCAATACAATAAAAAACGCTTGCGTGAAATTGACCGTCGCGTCCGCTTTTTACGTAAACGCTTAGATGTATTAAAGGTGATTGATTACTCCCCGCAACAAGATGGCAAAGTCTTCTTTGGTGCTTGGGTGGAAATTGAAAATGAAGCAGGAGAAACAAAGACCTTTCGTATCGTTGGTCCTGACGAAATTTATGGCAGAAACGACTATATCTCGATTGATTCACCTATGGCACGGGCGCTACTTAGCAAAGAAGTCGATGATGATATTGTCGTTACCACTCCGCTTGGCAAGAAGGAATGGTTTATCAATGAAATCCGCTACGACACCGACATTGAGTAA